From a region of the Citricoccus muralis genome:
- a CDS encoding cytochrome c biogenesis CcdA family protein has product MDIGLLSAFLGGVLALLSPCAALLMPAFFASTVGAGPRLLAHGAVFYAGLLLVLVPLGIGAGAIGALFVTHREVIVVSASVLLVLLGLVQLLGFGFDPSRLLPGAANLQERATTATGWAKTLLLGAASGVAGFCAGPILGAVLTLAATRGDMVSAAGLLAVYGAGMVAPLLLIAALWSRLGTRGRRLLRGRAFTVFGRQWHSTSVVTGLVLIAVGVLFWTTNGLVTAPELLPLDAQAWLQERSAVLANPVVDILAILVLASVVLILWTRRRRRDRSTAGVHRVGS; this is encoded by the coding sequence ATGGACATCGGATTGCTCAGTGCCTTCCTGGGCGGGGTCCTGGCCCTGCTCAGCCCGTGCGCGGCCCTGTTGATGCCGGCGTTCTTCGCCTCCACCGTGGGGGCCGGGCCCCGGCTGCTCGCCCATGGGGCGGTCTTCTATGCCGGCCTGCTGCTGGTGCTGGTGCCCCTGGGGATCGGGGCGGGCGCCATCGGCGCGCTCTTCGTCACGCACCGCGAGGTGATCGTGGTCAGTGCCTCGGTGCTGCTGGTCCTGCTGGGACTCGTCCAGCTGCTCGGGTTCGGTTTTGACCCGTCCCGGCTGTTGCCCGGCGCGGCCAATCTGCAAGAGCGGGCGACCACGGCCACCGGATGGGCCAAGACGCTGCTGCTGGGCGCCGCCAGCGGCGTCGCCGGGTTCTGCGCCGGCCCGATCCTCGGTGCGGTGCTGACCCTGGCCGCCACCCGGGGTGACATGGTCTCCGCGGCGGGGCTGCTGGCCGTGTACGGGGCCGGCATGGTGGCCCCGTTGCTGCTGATCGCCGCGCTCTGGAGCCGGCTGGGCACCCGGGGACGGCGCCTGCTGCGCGGCAGGGCCTTCACCGTCTTCGGACGCCAATGGCACTCCACCTCGGTGGTCACGGGACTGGTCCTCATCGCTGTCGGCGTCCTGTTTTGGACCACCAACGGCCTGGTCACCGCGCCGGAACTTCTGCCCCTGGATGCCCAGGCCTGGTTACAGGAGCGTTCGGCGGTCCTGGCCAATCCGGTCGTGGACATCCTTGCCATCCTGGTCCTCGCCTCCGTGGTGCTCATCCTGTGGACGCGGCGACGACGGCGCGACCGGTCCACGGCAGGCGTCCACCGGGTGGGATCGTGA
- a CDS encoding DsbA family protein yields the protein MSTGNDSRKKRTWVVPAVLVAVAVLLVGTVIVSALGGTGSTGAAEPSAPAEPAPTRVEGLQLSEAERHDPEDLLAAGPVDAPVTLVVFSDYQCPFCARWSEETLPLMMEHVDAGDLRIEWRDVNVFGPASERAARASYAAARQGAFWEYHDALFEGGHKRSEAQLSEEALTALAEELGLDPDQFSEDMASEQTAEQIATNEQLGLGLGAYSTPMFVLGGQPIVGAQPSPVFQEAFDQALAAAE from the coding sequence ATGAGCACGGGGAATGATTCGAGGAAGAAGCGCACCTGGGTGGTGCCCGCCGTCCTGGTGGCCGTCGCGGTCCTGTTGGTCGGGACGGTGATCGTGTCCGCCCTGGGCGGTACGGGCTCTACCGGTGCCGCCGAGCCGTCGGCCCCGGCGGAGCCCGCGCCGACCCGAGTGGAGGGCCTGCAGCTCTCCGAGGCCGAACGCCACGACCCCGAGGATCTGCTCGCGGCCGGCCCGGTGGACGCGCCGGTGACGCTCGTGGTCTTCTCGGACTACCAGTGCCCGTTCTGCGCCCGGTGGAGCGAGGAGACCCTGCCGCTGATGATGGAACACGTGGACGCCGGTGACCTGCGGATCGAATGGCGCGACGTCAACGTCTTCGGTCCGGCCTCCGAGCGGGCCGCGCGCGCCTCCTATGCGGCCGCACGACAGGGCGCCTTCTGGGAGTACCACGATGCCCTGTTCGAGGGCGGGCACAAGCGCTCCGAGGCGCAGCTGAGCGAGGAGGCGCTGACCGCCCTGGCCGAGGAGCTCGGGTTGGATCCCGACCAGTTCTCCGAGGACATGGCCTCAGAGCAGACGGCCGAGCAGATCGCCACCAATGAACAGCTGGGGCTGGGGTTGGGCGCCTACTCGACCCCGATGTTCGTGCTGGGAGGCCAACCCATCGTCGGCGCCCAGCCCTCGCCGGTGTTCCAGGAGGCCTTCGACCAGGCCCTGGCCGCGGCGGAGTGA